A stretch of DNA from Pirellulales bacterium:
GGTGCAAGATCGTGGCATGGAAGTCGTTGACGTGGATTGGATCTTCCACAATGCCCCAACCAATTTCATCGGTTCGGCCAACGACCTGCCCACCTTGGACGCCGCCGCCCGCCATCCACAGGCTGAATGAATACGGATGATGATCGCGCCCGGTCACCTTCTTGAATCCAGGGCGATTTTCTCCCAGGGGCGTGCGGCCGAATTCACTGCACCAGATCACCAGCGTCTCGTCGAGCAAGCCGCGCTGTTTGAGGTCTTTCAGCAGGGCCGCGATCGGTTGATCGGCCATGCCGCAGTTGAATTGCAATTCCGTATCGAGATTGCTGTGATGGTCCCACGAAGCATGATAGATGTTGACAAACCGCACGTTGCGCTCGATCAATCGCCGCGCGAGCAGGCAGTTGCGGGCGAACGAGCGGTACTGCCCGAGACCGCCCCCGCGGTCGGCTTTCACGGACGGGTCGTCGCGATCGACGCCGTAGGCATCGAGCGTGGCCTGCGATTCGCCGCTGAAGTCGATCAGTTCCGGCGCCGCCGCCTGCATGCGGAACGCCAGTTCGTAAGCGGCAATCCGGCTGTTGATCTCGTCGTCCCCCAATCGCTCGTATCGTTCTCGATTGAGCTGTGAGATGGCGTCGATCGTTCGCTGCTGCAAGAAGTCGTTGACGCCGGCGGGATTGTCGAGGTTGAGGACCGGCTCGCCTTTGCTGCGGAATAGCACGCCCGCGTAGGACGAGGGCAAAAATCCGCTTTGCCAGTTCGACGTCCCGCCGCTCGTGCCGCGACCGGAGGTGAGCACCACATAGCCCGGCAAATTGCGAGATTCGCTCCCCAGACCGTAGTTCAGCCAGGCCCCCATCGTCGGCCGGCCGAAGCGCGGCACACCGGTGTTCATCATCAATTGGCCCGGATGATGATTGAACGCCTCGGTGTGCATCGAGCGGATCAAGGCAATGTCGTCGGCACAGGTGCCGAGGTGCGGCAGCAAATCGGACAGCTCCATGCCGCATTGACCGTGTTGGGTGAACGTCCGCGGACGGCCCATGATCGGCGCGGTGTCTTTCTG
This window harbors:
- a CDS encoding DUF1501 domain-containing protein, which produces MHWLEEQITIARRKFLTSTASGVGLAALATMFRDDGLLAADLDLSSERRVPPKPSAKSHDPLAIKPPHFSPRAKRCICIFLEGGPSQMDLFDPKPDLNKLNGQLMPESMTKNVRFAFLQKDTAPIMGRPRTFTQHGQCGMELSDLLPHLGTCADDIALIRSMHTEAFNHHPGQLMMNTGVPRFGRPTMGAWLNYGLGSESRNLPGYVVLTSGRGTSGGTSNWQSGFLPSSYAGVLFRSKGEPVLNLDNPAGVNDFLQQRTIDAISQLNRERYERLGDDEINSRIAAYELAFRMQAAAPELIDFSGESQATLDAYGVDRDDPSVKADRGGGLGQYRSFARNCLLARRLIERNVRFVNIYHASWDHHSNLDTELQFNCGMADQPIAALLKDLKQRGLLDETLVIWCSEFGRTPLGENRPGFKKVTGRDHHPYSFSLWMAGGGVQGGQVVGRTDEIGWGIVEDPIHVNDFHATILHLFGLNHLKLKVRFNGLDMRLTNVAGKVVDKLVA